In the genome of Bradysia coprophila strain Holo2 unplaced genomic scaffold, BU_Bcop_v1 contig_232, whole genome shotgun sequence, one region contains:
- the LOC119076383 gene encoding WD repeat-containing protein 7-like isoform X1 → MVSNSLVVPVVLWGPYQPTHCVSSVFLSKDQKTLATGCYDGQICLWKVDPDTLKMTPRCLLVGHTAPVLCLAPASIIQDNNFLVSSSESGEMCTWDLVDGKCKESAKLSQVHTSIQGYHMSNCDDIRLFCVGYYAEIMVMDPFSLEVIFSLSSKVKPDWISAIHVLRPSKRKDDVVLAITTTGTVKVWTLIGNENKYSEPIYENESKQIRCLNAISLNCCSQNQRTVLIVCAKYWQIYDAGDFTVLCSVISPSGERWLGGDFLANDRVILWSDEGKGYLYRLPAKHWDGGPPRYQNAPMAPPASEYERPPPYYFPGAPSEQE, encoded by the exons ATGGTTAGCAACAGTTTGGTTGTACCAGTTGTATTGTGGGGTCCGTATCAACCAACCCATTGCGTATCAAGTGTGTTTCTATCGAAAGATCAAAAAACACTAGCCACTGGATGCTATGATGGACAAATTTGTTTATG GAAAGTCGATCCTGATACATTGAAAATGACCCCGAGATGTTTGCTAGTTGGACACACAGCTCCAGTACTGTGTCTAGCTCCAGCCTCAATCATTCAGGACAATAATTTTCTTGTCAGTTCTTCAGAGAGCGGTGAAATGTGTACATGGGATTTGGTTGATGGAAAATGTAAAGAGAGTGCGAAGCTGTCTCAGGTGCACACAAGTATACAG GGCTATCACATGTCCAATTGTGACGATATTCGACTGTTTTGCGTTGGTTATTATGCAGAAATAATGGTCATGGATCCATTTAGTTTGGAAGTGATTTTCTCTCTTAGCTCTAAAGTGAAACCGGATTGGATATCGGCAATTCAC GTTTTGAGGCCATCGAAACGAAAGGACGATGTAGTTCTTGCCATCACAACCACTGGAACGGTTAAAGTCTGGACGCTGATTGGAAACGAGAATAAATATTCGGAACCGATCTACGAGAATGAGTCAAAGCAAATTCGATGCTTAAATGCAATCAGTTTGAACTGTTGCTCTCAGAATCAGCgtacagttttgattgtttgtgcaaaatattggCAGATTTATGATGCTG GCGACTTCACTGTGCTTTGCAGTGTTATATCCCCATCTGGTGAACGTTGGCTGGGTGGAGATTTTCTGGCAAACGATCGTGTTATTCTTTGGTCCGATGAGGGAAAAGGATATTTGTATCGATTGCCAGCGAA ACATTGGGATGGTGGTCCACCTAGATATCAAAATGCTCCGATGGCTCCGCCAGCATCCGAATACGAACGACCGCCACCGTATTACTTCCCCGGCGCTCCATCTGAACAagaatga
- the LOC119076383 gene encoding WD repeat-containing protein 7-like isoform X2: MVSNSLVVPVVLWGPYQPTHCVSSVFLSKDQKTLATGCYDGQICLWKVDPDTLKMTPRCLLVGHTAPVLCLAPASIIQDNNFLVSSSESGEMCTWDLVDGKCKESAKLSQVHTSIQGYHMSNCDDIRLFCVGYYAEIMVMDPFSLEVIFSLSSKVKPDWISAIHVLRPSKRKDDVVLAITTTGTVKVWTLIGNENKYSEPIYENESKQIRCLNAISLNCCSQNQRTVLIVCAKYWQIYDAGDFTVLCSVISPSGERWLGGDFLANDRVILWSDEGKGYLYRLPANALPGKIPNSSRLAKFTSFVIVFMIGKSLLEECF; the protein is encoded by the exons ATGGTTAGCAACAGTTTGGTTGTACCAGTTGTATTGTGGGGTCCGTATCAACCAACCCATTGCGTATCAAGTGTGTTTCTATCGAAAGATCAAAAAACACTAGCCACTGGATGCTATGATGGACAAATTTGTTTATG GAAAGTCGATCCTGATACATTGAAAATGACCCCGAGATGTTTGCTAGTTGGACACACAGCTCCAGTACTGTGTCTAGCTCCAGCCTCAATCATTCAGGACAATAATTTTCTTGTCAGTTCTTCAGAGAGCGGTGAAATGTGTACATGGGATTTGGTTGATGGAAAATGTAAAGAGAGTGCGAAGCTGTCTCAGGTGCACACAAGTATACAG GGCTATCACATGTCCAATTGTGACGATATTCGACTGTTTTGCGTTGGTTATTATGCAGAAATAATGGTCATGGATCCATTTAGTTTGGAAGTGATTTTCTCTCTTAGCTCTAAAGTGAAACCGGATTGGATATCGGCAATTCAC GTTTTGAGGCCATCGAAACGAAAGGACGATGTAGTTCTTGCCATCACAACCACTGGAACGGTTAAAGTCTGGACGCTGATTGGAAACGAGAATAAATATTCGGAACCGATCTACGAGAATGAGTCAAAGCAAATTCGATGCTTAAATGCAATCAGTTTGAACTGTTGCTCTCAGAATCAGCgtacagttttgattgtttgtgcaaaatattggCAGATTTATGATGCTG GCGACTTCACTGTGCTTTGCAGTGTTATATCCCCATCTGGTGAACGTTGGCTGGGTGGAGATTTTCTGGCAAACGATCGTGTTATTCTTTGGTCCGATGAGGGAAAAGGATATTTGTATCGATTGCCAGCGAA CGCACTGCCTGGAAAAATACCGAACAGTAGTAGGTTAGCTAAgttcacttcatttgttatcgtCTTCATGATTGGTAAAAGTTTGCTTGAAGAGTGCTTTTGA
- the LOC119076376 gene encoding LOW QUALITY PROTEIN: protein disulfide-isomerase A3-like (The sequence of the model RefSeq protein was modified relative to this genomic sequence to represent the inferred CDS: inserted 2 bases in 1 codon) gives MKYSDIHFSTRIADIDTTLVMFYAPWCGHCKRLKPEYAKAGELLRGSDPQIVLAKVDCTEGGKDTCSQFSISGYPTLKIFKNGEFSADYNGPREAAGIAKFMKAQTGPASKDLLTVAEIEKESDLKTVFLKYADKFREKLRFGHSSAADVLRNYKEKNGIVLFRAPQYQNKFESNSVTFKGTSLDELTTFVKENYHGLVGHRTRDLAQDFKNPYVIAYXNVDYAKNPKGTNYWRNRILKVAKEYSGDYRFAVSSKDDFQHELNEYGYDYTGEKPVVLARDKDNQKFIMTTEFSVENLQQFLSDLEEGTLEPYLKSEAIPESNDGPVKVAVAKNFDEIVTNNGKDTLIEFYAPWCGHCKKLTPVFEVLGTKMLDEDVEIVKVDATANDVPPQFEVRGFPTLFWLPKDSKSKPVKYEGGREVDDFVKYISAHATNELKSYDRSGKVKKNDKTEL, from the exons ATGAAATATTCGGACATCCATTTCTCGACGCGAATTGCCGATATCGATACAACATTGGTCATGTTTTATGCTCCATG gTGCGGCCATTGCAAGAGACTAAAACCTGAATATGCTAAGGCTGGCGAACTGCTTCGTGGTTCGGATCCGCAAATTGTTTTGGCTAAAGTTGACTGTACAGAAGGTGGAAAAGATACTTGTTCCCAGTTCTCCATTTCTGGTTatccaacattgaaaatttttaaaaatggcGAATTCAGTGCAGATTACAATGGACCGAGAGAAGCAG CTGGTATTGCTAAATTCATGAAGGCACAAACTGGACCCGCATCGAAGGACTTGCTAACGGTCGCCGAAATCGAAAAGGAAAGCGATCTTAAAACTGTTTTCCTTAAATACGCTGACAAATTCAGAGAAAAATTGCGTTTCGGTCATTCCAGTGCAGCTGATGTTCTTAGGAATTACAAGGAGAA GAATGGCATTGTTTTGTTCCGAGCTCCACAAtaccaaaataaatttgaatcgaacTCTGTCACCTTTAAGGGCACATCGCTGGACGAACTAACAACTTTCGTTAAGGAAAATTA TCACGGTCTTGTTGGTCACCGCACTCGCGATTTGGCTCAAGATTTCAAAAATCCGTACGTGATCGCTTA TAACGTTGACTATGCCAAAAATCCAAAGGGTACAAACTACTGGAGAAATCGCATTCTTAAAGTTGCCAAGGAATACAGCGGAGACTACCGATTTGCTGTCAGTTCCAAAGACGATTTCCAACACGAATTGAACGAATACGGCTATGACTATACCGGAGAGAAACCCGTCGTTTTGGCCCGCGATAAGGATAATCAAAAGTTTATCATGACCACTGAATTCTC TGTTGAGAATCTACAACAATTCTTGTCGGACTTGGAAGAGGGAACCCTTGAACCATACCTGAAATCCGAAGCCATTCCCGAATCGAACGATGGACCCGTTAAAGTAGCTGTAGCAAAGAATTTCGACGAAATTGTCACCAACAACGGCAAAGACACCCTAATTGAATTCTATGCTCCATGGTGCGGCCACTGCAAAAAGT tGACCCCAGTGTTCGAAGTGCTTGGAACTAAAATGCTTGACGAAGACGTTGAAATCGTCAAAGTCGACGCTACTGCCAACGATGTGCCGCCACAATTCGAAGTACGTGGCTTCCCAACATTGTTCTGGTTGCCAAAAGATTCGAAGAGCAAGCCAGTGAAATATGAGGGCGGTCGTGAAGTCGACGATTTCGTTAAGTATATTTCTGCGCACGCGACCAACGAACTGAAGAGCTATGATCGCAGCGGTAAAGTTAAGAAGAACGACAAAACTGAATTGTAA
- the LOC119076364 gene encoding Golgi apparatus protein 1-like isoform X2: MINSVAIFLLILFVVNITAENGVDVRIKRNVIHGPIKLINEPACREIKNLCSNLPDDADDLIVLECVQTFLTSQIESLPDECQHSIWSHTSELLEDVNVARLTQKVCANDLPKMSCKVTKEPGHMLACLLDHQNDIKSAGCRSVIQKLEWVAFSDFRLIGSFVRDCESDIKENFCGRLSTDKNTLSQVDTLAFLQSKIDDLTKEYRKGILRLSELQSDNVRLDKKLFLACTEDTRRFCPDIRPGTGAVYKCLIRNKNDQTMSSLCKEQLLRRDKLIAHDYKVSKGLARACREDIKNNKCRRGVSEDKDVRLAQILLCLEAANKNNTKISPECLAEMTDHRKLLMDDFQLSPEILTGCADDITKFCDNLEAAGKTIHCLMEHARPKKKKDRRITSTCQRALEMVIKVSDVAEDWRVDPVLRNACKPVVDLACRDASSGDARVMSCLMEKIGTKLMTSDCEVALMQIQYFVARDFKLDPQLYRNCKADAISLCHAKPSWDDADNAPMDPDRGPLILPCLYRSAFHLDKNVQLKPECFQEIKRVMRQRAISVDLIPEVEDMCIDDLANFCFDKTQKGEEMQCLQDNLEKLAENCKTAVITYTEEEAAHIELNPIIMSHCRNEMERHCDSILKNGRDEGDMMECLIAHKNDADFRQNIKCRAVIEHFQITSLKNYHFTYKFKEACRPHVMRFCPNSNTKYDVVECLSEVMRNDTLKGQRHTIPKECRQQVRAQLYQQRENIDFDPKLKSACKEDIKTFCLNVPNGAGQVNKKNVLECLQNQHEKLGPTCRHAIFAIRKSELTDSATDYTLLNSCAAMIRQYCRETETSKTLECLKIHKDEPLFDGVCKLVVVNRMIAQNMDYRFNPMLQNACSENIAEYCTNVVASAKQNEELNGKVVGCLKTKFREGKLTKKCEEQMTEVLHEQALNYKLNPLLKSVCSAEISFLCKPKDDVEEYGEVEECLKLAFLNHQIIAQECKFEVATLIQEAKADIHVDPLLQRACTVDLLKYCSNVPRGNGRLLKCLQVILADESKALEPDCKSKLEKRMEMFRNAAPLIAHAPEDLGQLYSQVATSPARRYFIVLGLSAVGFTFIFGMFFGR, encoded by the exons ATGATAAACTCTGTGGcaatatttcttttaatatTGTTCGTTGTAAACATAACAGCTGAGAATGGTGTAGATGTGCGAATAAAGAGGAACGTAATTCATGGTCCCATAAAGTTGATCAATGAACCGGCTTGTagggaaataaaaaatttgtgcaGCAATTTACCGGACGATGCAGATGATTTAATCGTTCTGGAATGCGTACAAACGTTTCTTACATCACAAATCGAGTCTCTGCCGGACGAATGCCAACACTCGATTTGGTCTCATACGTCAGAA CTTCTCGAAGATGTTAACGTGGCCAGATTGACACAAAAAGTCTGTGCAAATGATCTACCTAAAATGAGCTGTAAAGTAACTAAAGAGCCGGGACACATGTTGGCCTGCTTACTGGATCATCAAAATGACATTAAAAGTGCCGGATGTCGAAGTGTTATTCAAAAGCTGGAATGGGTTGCATTTTCGGATTTTCGATTAATCGGATCATTTGTACGAGATTGTGAAAGCgacattaaagaaaatttctgtGGACGTTtgagtaccgataaaaatactCTGTCACAAGTTGACACTTTAGCCTTCTTACAAAGCAAGATTGACGATTTAACAAAGGAATACAGGAAGGGCATTTTACGTTTGTCTGAACTACAGTCGGACAATGTGAGACTCGATAAAAAGTTATTCTTAGCGTGTACGGAAGATACACGGCGATTTTGTCCGGACATAAGGCCGGGAACGGGAGCCGTGTATAAATGTCTGattagaaataaaaatgatcaaaCCATGTCATCTCTGTGTAAAGAGCAACTGCTGCGTCGCGACAAACTTATTGCACACGACTACAAAGTAAGCAAAGGTCTGGCAAGAGCATGCAGAGAAGACATTAAGAACAACAAATGTCGACGAGGCGTTTCCGAAGACAAAGATGTTCGACTAGCACAAATTCTTTTGTGTTTGGAAGCAGctaataaaaataatacaaaaatatcaCCAGAATGTCTGGCCGAAATGACAGATCATCGGAAATTGCTGATGGACGATTTTCAACTCTCTCCGGAAATTTTGACTGGTTGCGCTGATGacataacaaaattttgtgataatttgGAGGCTGCGGGTAAAACCATCCATTGTTTAATGGAACACGCAAgaccgaaaaagaaaaaggatCGCAGAATAACGTCGACGTGCCAAAGAGCTTTGGAAATGGTCATAAAG GTGAGCGATGTTGCAGAAGATTGGCGTGTCGATCCAGTTTTGCGAAACGCATGCAAGCCAGTTGTAGATTTAGCTTGTCGTGATGCTAGCAGTGGTGATGCTCGAGTTATGTCTTGCTTAATGGAGAAAATCGGAACAAAACTTATGACGTCTGACTGCGAAGTTGCTCTCAtgcaaattcaatattttgtggCGCGTGACTTTAAATTGGACCCACAATTGTACAG AAATTGCAAAGCTGACGCCATTTCCCTTTGCCATGCTAAGCCGTCATGGGATGACGCTGATAATGCTCCCATGGATCCGGATCGAGGACCATTAATTTTACCATGTTTATACAGAAGTGCCTTTCATCTAGATAAAAACGTTCAACTGAAACCCGAATGCTTCCAG GAAATAAAACGTGTTATGAGGCAACGTGCTATTTCGGTTGATCTGATTCCAGAAGTCGAGGATATGTGCATAGACGACCTAGCCAATTTTTGCTTCGATAAAACGCAAAAAGGTGAAGAAATGCAATGTCTGCAGGACAACTTAGAGAAACTAGCTGAGAACTGTAAG ACCGCGGTCATTACCTATACCGAAGAGGAGGCCGCGCACATCGAATTGAATCCAATCATAATGTCCCATTGCCGTAACGAAATGGAAAGGCACTGTGATTCCATATTGAAAAATGGTAGAGATGAAGGTGACATGATGGAATGTTTGATTGCACACAAAAATGATGCGGATTTCCGGCAAAACATCAAATGTCGTGCAGTAATCGAACActttcaaattacttcactgaaGAATTATCACTTCACCTACAAATTCAAAGAAGCGTGTCGACCGCATGTAATGAGATTCTGTCCGAATAGCAATACCAAGTACGATGTAGTGGAGTGTTTGAG TGAGGTAATGCGAAATGACACCCTGAAAGGTCAACGGCATACTATACCGAAGGAATGCAGACAGCAAGTGCGTGCTCAGTTATACCAGCAACGggaaaatatcgattttgatccaaaattgaaaagtgCTTGTAAGGAGgacataaaaacattttgtttgaatgtcCCAAATGGTGCTGGCCAGGTGAATAAGAAAAAT GTATTAGAATGCCTACAAAATCAGCACGAAAAACTGGGACCAACGTGTCGGCACGCAATTTTCGCTATTAGAAAGTCAGAGCTGACAGATAGTGCGACCGATTACACATTATTGAATTCTTGTGCGGCCATGATACGGCAATATTGCCGGGAAACTGAAACCTCCAAGACATTGGAATGTCTAAAAATTCACAAGGACGAACCTCTGTTTGATGGTGTGTGCAAATTGGTTGTTGTCAATCGCATGATTGCGCAAAATATGGATTATCGATTCAATCCTATGCTGCAAAACGCGTGCTCAGAAAATATTGCCGAATATTGTACCAATGTTGTAGCGTCCGctaaacaaaatgaagaattgaaCGGCAAGGTTGTGGGTTGCCTGAAAACCAAATTCCGTGAGGGGAAGCTGACGAAAAAGTGCGAAGAGCAAATGACTGAAGTGTTGCACGAGCAAGCTttgaattataaattgaatCCGCTGCTGAAATCTGTGTGCAGTGCCGAAATTTCGTTTCTGTGTAAACCGAAAGATGACGTTGAAGAGTACGGTGAAGTCGAGGAATGTCTAAAATTGGCATTTTTGAATCATCAAATCATTGCGCAGGAGTGCAAGTTTGAGGTGGCTACCTTGATTCAAGAGGCCAAGGCAGACATACATGTGGATCCTCTGCTACAACGGGCATGCACCGTGGATCTACTGAAGTATTGTTCAAACGTGCCTCGCGGAAATGGAAGGC TACTAAAATGTCTTCAAGTGATACTCGCCGACGAATCAAAGGCGTTGGAACCGGATTGTAAATCGAAATTGGAAAAGCGAATGGAAATGTTCCGAAATGCAGCGCCG TTGATCGCTCACGCACCAGAAGACTTGGGGCAGCTCTATTCGCAGGTAGCTACATCACCAGCTCGGCGATATTTTATTGTGTTAGGGCTCTCAGCAGTTGGctttactttcatttttg gTATGTTTTTCGGTCGCTAG
- the LOC119076389 gene encoding uncharacterized protein LOC119076389 isoform X2 — MTAINREKARPSSTQDTDKCVHTASSLGLCQCKREMEQKFQDFKKLTGDIFKEQLQEKLRKDNDNVDALRKLHDNVSRQVSIHETLIDKQKKDISTLQSAVNGLTEQNKELQVVVTDLTERNKELQVVVTDLTERNKEHTDRNEELTGNEKLQVTVNELKAVLKELQSRMTVVEDKVR; from the exons ATGACAGCTATTAACAGAGAG AAAGCCAGACCATCGTCCACACAAGACACGGACAAATGTGTGCATACCGCTTCCAGCCTAGGATtgt GTCAATGCAAAAGGGAAATGGaacagaaatttcaagattttaAGAAGCTTACTGGTGACATATTTAAGGAACAATTGCAAGAgaa GTTAAGAAAAGACAATGACAACGTTGACGCTCTGCGGAAACTTCACGACAACGTTTCTAGACAAGTTTCAATACACGAGACACTTATagataaacagaaaaaagatATTTCAACCCTTCAATCTGCAGTCAACGGTCTTACCGAACAGAACAAAGAACTTCAGGTCGTAGTCACAGATCTCACCGAACGAAACAAAGAACTACAGGTCGTAGTCACAGATCTCACCGAACGAAACAAAGAACACACTGATCGGAACGAAGAACTTACTGGAAACGAAAAACTTCAAGTCACAGTCAACGAACTTAAAGCCGTTTTGAAAGAATTACAAAGTAGAATGACAGTTGTTGAGGACAAGGTTCGATGA
- the LOC119076389 gene encoding uncharacterized protein LOC119076389 isoform X1, which translates to MTAINREKARPSSTQDTDKCVHTASSLGLCQCKREMEQKFQDFKKLTGDIFKEQLQEKLNEKTKKLETFSDNLIRENVRLRKDNDNVDALRKLHDNVSRQVSIHETLIDKQKKDISTLQSAVNGLTEQNKELQVVVTDLTERNKELQVVVTDLTERNKEHTDRNEELTGNEKLQVTVNELKAVLKELQSRMTVVEDKVR; encoded by the exons ATGACAGCTATTAACAGAGAG AAAGCCAGACCATCGTCCACACAAGACACGGACAAATGTGTGCATACCGCTTCCAGCCTAGGATtgt GTCAATGCAAAAGGGAAATGGaacagaaatttcaagattttaAGAAGCTTACTGGTGACATATTTAAGGAACAATTGCAAGAgaagttaaatgaaaaaacgaagaaattggAAACTTTTTCTGATAACTTAATCCGGGAAAATGTTAGGTTAAGAAAAGACAATGACAACGTTGACGCTCTGCGGAAACTTCACGACAACGTTTCTAGACAAGTTTCAATACACGAGACACTTATagataaacagaaaaaagatATTTCAACCCTTCAATCTGCAGTCAACGGTCTTACCGAACAGAACAAAGAACTTCAGGTCGTAGTCACAGATCTCACCGAACGAAACAAAGAACTACAGGTCGTAGTCACAGATCTCACCGAACGAAACAAAGAACACACTGATCGGAACGAAGAACTTACTGGAAACGAAAAACTTCAAGTCACAGTCAACGAACTTAAAGCCGTTTTGAAAGAATTACAAAGTAGAATGACAGTTGTTGAGGACAAGGTTCGATGA